A part of Ziziphus jujuba cultivar Dongzao chromosome 8, ASM3175591v1 genomic DNA contains:
- the LOC107414598 gene encoding glutamate synthase [NADH], amyloplastic isoform X1, translating to MLATPGSVIQLRAKPCLTPQLNGRQLTGLSGRVRRCSATNKSSNVVEKKFFGTRLRASGSERLHLWRSDGPGRSPKLQVVVRSALSAVPDKPLGLYDPSFDKDSCGVGFVAELSGESSRRTITDALEMLVRMSHRGACGCETNTGDGAGILVALPHEFYREVAKDVGFTLPQPGQYAVGMFFMPTSESRRNESRNVFTKVAESLGHTVLGWRVVPTDNTGLGKSALLTEPVVEQVFLTPSPRSKVDIESQMYILRRLSMVAIRAVLNLEHGGAKDFYICSLSSRTVVYKGQLKPIQVKDYYYADLGNERFTSYMALIHSRFSTNTFPSWDRAQPMRVLGHNGEINTLRGNVNWMKAREGLLKCKELGLSADELKMLLPIVDVSSSDSGAFDGVLELLVRAGRSLPEAIMMMIPEAWQNDKNMDPHRKALYEYFSALMEPWDGPALISFTDGRYLGATLDRNGLRPGRFYITHSGRVVMASEVGVVDIPPEDISRKGRLNPGMMLLVDFENHSVVDDEALKQQYSLARPYGEWLKKQKIELKDITGSVHESERVPPAIAGVLPASNNDEDMEKMGIHGLLAPLKAFGYTVEALEMLLLPMAKDGVEALGSMGNDTPLAVMSNREKLTFEYFKQMFAQVTNPPIDPIREKIVTSMECMIGPEGDLTETTEEQCHRLSLKGPLLSIEEIEAIKKMNYRGWRSKVLDITYSKNRGRKGLEETLDRICAEARDAIKEGYTTLVLSDRAFSPKRVAVSSLLAVGAVHQYLVKNLERTRIGLIIESAEPREVHHFCTLVGFGADAICPYLAIEAIWRLQIDGKIPPISNGEMHSKEELVKKYFKASNYGMMKVLAKMGISTLASYKGAQIFEALGLSSEVIERCFAGTPSRVEGATFEMLARDALHLHELAFPSRAFPPGSAEAVALPNPGDYHWRKGGELHLNDPLAIAKLQEAARTNSVAAYKEYSKLIHQLNKACNLRGLLKFKDSGIKVPLDEVEPASEIVKRFCTGAMSYGSISLEAHTTLAMAMNKLGGKSNTGEGGEQPSRMEPLPDGSRNPKRSAIKQVASGRFGVSSYYLTNADELQIKMAQGAKPGEGGELPGHKVIGDIAVTRNSTAGVGLISPPPHHDIYSIEDLAQLIHDLKNSNPGARISVKLVSEAGVGVVASGVVKGHADHVLISGHDGGTGASRWTGIKNAGLPWELGLAETHQTLVANDLRGRTILQTDGQLKTGRDVAIAALLGAEEFGFSTAPLITLGCIMMRKCHKNTCPVGIATQDPVLREKFAGEPEHVINFFFMIAEELREIMSQLGFRTLKEMVGRSDMLEVDREVTRSNEKLENIDLSLLLRPAADLRPDAAQYCVQKQDHGLDMALDNKLISLSKAALEKALPVYIDTQICNVNRAVGTMLSHEVTKRYHAAGLPTDTIHIKFSGSAGQSLGAFLCPGIMLELEGDSNDYVGKGLSGGKIVVYPPRESQFDPKENIVIGNVALYGATSGEAYFNGMAAERFCVRNSGARAVVEGVGDHGCEYMTGGTVVVLGKTGRNFAAGMSGGIAYVLDVDGKFRSRCNPELVDLDKVEEGEDIMTLRMMIQQHQRHTNSRYAREVLDDFQNLLPKFIKVFPREYKRVLASMKADEASKEAVEDAAQEANKYDDGEIMEKDALEELKKMAAATLNGKSNQKIQKTEALKRPSQVSDAVKHRGFISYEREGVQYRDPKVRMNDWKEVMDESKPDPLLKTQSARCMDCGTPFCHQENSGCPLGNKIPEFNELVYQNRWQEALERLLETNNFPEFTGRVCPAPCEGSCVLGIIENPVSIKSIECAIIDKAFEEGWMVPRPPVKRSGKRVAIVGSGPSGLAAADQLNRIGHTVTVYERADRIGGLMMYGVPNMKTDKVDIVQRRVNLMAEEGVNFVVNANIGADPLHSLDRLREENDAIILAVGATKPRDLPVPGRELSGVHFAMEFLHSNTKSLLDSNLQDGNYISAKGKKVVVIGGGDTGTDCIGTSIRHGCSSMINLELLPRPPPTRAPGNPWPQWPRIFRVDYGHQEAAAKFGKDPRSYEVLTKRFIGDENGVVKGLELVRVQWEKDASGKFQFKEVEGSEEIIEADLVLLAMGFLGPESTIAEKLGLERDNRSNFKADYGRFATNVQGVFAAGDCRRGQSLVVWAISEGRQAAAQVDHYLTREEEGEDHTINSGNHEDLLLNRHQDLNKRQQDSGKHTVMTKATQ from the exons ATGTTGGCAACCCCGGGTTCTGTTATCCAGCTCCGTGCAAAACCATGTCTTACACCTCAGCTAAATGGTAGGCAGCTAACGGGGCTCAGCGGCAGAGTTAGGAGATGCTCTGCTACTAATAAATCCTCGAATGTTGTGGAGAAGAAGTTCTTTGGGACCCGATTAAGGGCGTCCGGATCGGAAAGGCTCCATCTTTGGAGATCCGATGGTCCCGGGCGGTCCCCGAAGCTTCAGGTCGTAGTACGCTCCGCTCTCTCCGCCGTTCCTGACAAGCCTCTCGGCCTCTACGACCCGTCGTTCGATAAGGATTCGTGTGGGGTCGGATTTGTCGCTGAATTGTCCGGCGAAAGCAGCCGCAGAACg ATTACGGATGCTTTGGAGATGTTGGTGCGTATGTCGCATAGAGGTGCTTGTGGTTGTGAAACGAATACCGGTGATGGAGCTGGTATTCTCGTCGCTCTTCCTCATGAATTCTACAGGGAG GTCGCCAAGGATGTAGGATTTACCCTTCCACAACCAGGGCAATACGCTGTTGGTATGTTCTTCATGCCAACCTCCGAAAGTCGAAGGAACGAAAGTAGAAATGTATTTACAAAG GTAGCTGAGTCTCTTGGACATACTGTTCTTGGGTGGCGAGTGGTGCCAACTGATAACACAGGATTGGGCAAGTCTGCTTTGCTTACCGAACCTGTGGTGGAGCAAGTGTTCCTTACCCCTTCTCCTAGGTCAAAAGTTGACATTGAGAGCCag ATGTACATACTGAGGAGGCTTTCAATGGTTGCCATTCGAGCTGTACTGAACCTTGAACATGGTGGTGCTAAAGACTTCTACATATGTTCGCTTTCGTCAAG GACTGTTGTTTACAAAGGTCAGTTGAAGCCAATTCAGGTGAAGGATTACTACTATGCAGATCTTGGCAATGAAAGGTTTACGAGCTACATGGCCCTG ATTCACTCTCGATTCTCAACCAATACATTTCCTAGCTGGGATCGTGCTCAGCCTATGCGTGTCTTAGGCCACAATGGAGAAATCAACACGCTTAGAGGAAATGTAAACTG GATGAAAGCACGTGAGGGACTTTTAAAGTGTAAGGAACTTGGCCTTTCAGCAGATGAATTAAAGATGCTTCTTCCCATTGTGGATGTCAGCTCATCAGATTCAG GAGCATTTGATGGTGTGCTTGAGCTTCTTGTTCGAGCTGGCAGAAGTCTTCCTGAAGctattatgatgatgattccTGAGGCATGGCAAAATGACAAGAATATGGATCCTCATCGAAAAGCACTATATGAGTACTTCTCGGCTCTCATGGAGCCCTGGGATGGGCCAGCTCTTATATCAT TTACTGATGGACGTTATCTGGGAGCCACTCTGGACCGGAATGGACTGCGGCCAGGTCGCTTCTACATCACCCACAGTGGACGAGTTGTAATGGCCAGTGAAGTTGGTGTAGTAGACATTCCACCTGAAGATATATCTAGGAAAGGGCGACTTAACCCTGGAATGATGCTTTTGGTGGATTTTGAGAATCACAGTGTTGTAGATGACGAGGCTTTGAAGCAGCAGTATTCTCTGGCAAGGCCTTATGGGGAGTGGCTTAAAAAGCAAAAGATTGAGCTTAAAGACATAACTGGTTCTGTTCATGAGTCAGAGAGAGTCCCTCCTGCCATAGCAGGAGTGCTGCCG GCATCTAATAATGATGAGGACATGGAAAAAATGGGCATTCATGGTCTCTTGGCTCCATTGAAGGCTTTTGG TTACACGGTAGAAGCCCTAGAAATGTTATTGCTTCCCATGGCCAAAGATGGTGTGGAGGCCCTTGGATCAATGGGAAATGATACCCCCTTGGCTGTCATGTCTAATAGGGAAAAGCTCACATTTGAGTACTTCAAGCAAATGTTTGCTCAAGTAACAAATCCACCAATTGATCCTATTAGAGAGAAGATAGTGACTTCTATGGAATGTATGATTGGTCCTGAAGGTGACCTGACAGAAACCACCGAAGAACAGTGTCATCGTCTATCTCTTAAGGGTCCTCTTTTATCCATTGAAGAAATAGAAGCAATTAAAAAGATGAATTATAGAGGTTGGCGAAGCAAAGTTCTAGACATAACTTATTCTAAGAATCGTGGTAGAAAGGGATTGGAGGAGACATTGGATAGGATTTGTGCTGAAGCCCGTGATGCCATTAAAGAAGGATATACCACACTAGTGCTTTCAGACAGAG CTTTCTCACCAAAGCGTGTTGCTGTAAGCTCCCTCTTGGCTGTTGGGGCAGTTCATCAATATCTAGTTAAAAATCTTGAACGTACCCGAATTGGGTTGATAATTGAATCTGCCGAGCCACGTGAGGTGCACCATTTCTGTACTCTAGTTGGATTTGGTGCTGATGCCATCTGTCCTTACTTGGCTATAGAGGCCATTTGGAGATTGCAGATTGATGGAAAGATACCACCAATCTCTAATGGTGAGATGCACTCAAAGGAGGAGCTGGTTAAGAAATACTTCAAAGCTAGTAATTATGGTATGATGAAAGTTCTTGCCAAAATGGGAATATCAACTTTGGCTTCGTACAAGGGTGCTCAGATTTTTGAAGCCCTGGGTCTTTCATCTGAAGTGATTGAGAGGTGCTTCGCTGGAACTCCAAGTAGAGTTGAAGGTGCGACGTTTGAAATGCTTGCTCGTGATGCACTTCATCTGCATGAGCTGGCATTCCCCTCTCGTGCCTTTCCTCCAGGAAGTGCAGAAGCTGTGGCACTGCCAAATCCAGGAGACTATCATTGGAGAAAAGGTGGTGAGCTTCACCTGAATGACCCTCTTGCTATTGCAAAGCTTCAAGAGGCTGCCAGGACAAATAGTGTGGCTGCTTATAAAGAATACTCTAAGCTTATTCACCAATTGAATAAAGCCTGTAACTTGCGGGGTCTTTTGAAGTTCAAAGACTCAGGGATTAAAGTTCCCCTGGATGAAGTGGAACCTGCCAGTGAGATTGTCAAACGTTTTTGCACTGGAGCCATGAGTTATGGATCCATATCACTCGAGGCGCATACAACGTTGGCTATGGCTATGAATAAGCTTGGAGGAAAATCCAATACAG GTGAGGGAGGTGAGCAGCCCTCTCGTATGGAGCCTCTTCCAGATGGTTCTAGGAATCCTAAGAGGAGTGCTATCAAGCAGGTTGCTAGTGGGAGATTTGGAGTTTCAAGTTATTACCTTACAAATGCTGATGAACTGCAGATAAAAATGGCTCAG GGGGCCAAGCCTGGTGAAGGAGGTGAACTTCCGGGACACAAGGTTATAGGTGACATTGCTGTCACCAGGAATTCTACTGCTGGAGTGGGCCTTATCAGCCCACCTCCCCATCATGATATCTACTCAATTGAAGATCTTGCTCAATTAATTCACGATCTTAAG AACTCCAACCCAGGTGCCCGAATCAGTGTCAAGTTAGTATCTGAAGCTGGTGTTGGTGTGGTTGCTAGTGGAGTTGTGAAAGGGCATGCTGATCATGTTCTGATATCAGGTCATGATGGAGGTACAGGAGCCTCTAGATGGACTGGGATCAAGAATGCTGGACTTCCATGGGAACTTGGTTTGGCTGAGACTCATCAGACCTTGGTTGCAAATGATCTTCGTGGTCGCACGATTCTGCAGACTGATGGTCAACTAAAAACTGGAAGAGATGTGGCTATAGCTGCACTTCTTGGAGCAGAAGAGTTTGGCTTTAGCACAGCACCGCTCATAACTCTTGGCTGCATCATGATGCGGAAATGCCACAAAAACACCTGTCCTGTTGGCATTGCTACTCAAGATCCAGTACTCCGGGAGAAATTTGCTGGAGAACCTGAACATGTTATTAACTTTTTCTTTATGATAGCAGAGGAGTTAAGAGAGATAATGTCACAGCTTGGGTTTCGAACTTTAAAAGAGATGGTTGGTCGTTCAGATATGCTTGAAGTTGATAGAGAAGTTACTAGAAGCAATGAGAAGCTGGAGAACATCGACCTATCCCTATTACTTAGACCTGCTGCTGATCTTCGGCCTGATGCTGCCCAGTATTGTGTCCAAAAACAGGATCATGGACTGGACATGGCTCTGGACAATAAACTCATTTCTCTGTCCAAAGCTGCATTAGAAAAGGCTCTTCCTGTGTACATTGATACACAAATCTGCAATGTGAATCGTGCAGTTGGTACTATGCTTAGTCATGAAGTTACCAAGCGCTATCATGCAGCAGGACTTCCTACAGACACCATCCATATCAAATTCAGTGGTAGTGCAGGCCAAAGTCTTGGAGCATTCCTTTGTCCTGGCATCATGCTGGAGCTTGAAGGTGACAGCAATGATTATGTTGGTAAAGGTTTATCAGGTGGAAAGATTGTAGTTTATCCTCCTAGGGAAAGCCAGTTCGatccaaaagaaaatattgtGATTGGTAATGTGGCTCTTTATGGGGCCACAAGTGGCGAGGCATATTTCAATGGAATGGCAGCTGAGAGATTCTGTGTCCGTAATTCAGGGGCTAGGGCAGTTGTGGAAGGTGTTGGTGATCATGGTTGTGAGTACATGACAGGTGGTACTGTCGTTGTGCTTGGGAAAACTGGCAGGAATTTCGCTGCAGGTATGAGTGGTGGTATTGCTTATGTTCTTGATGTGGATGGAAAATTTCGATCTCGATGCAATCCTGAGCTTGTAGATCTTGATAAAGTGGAGGAAGGGGAGGACATTATGACTCTTAGAATGATGATACAGCAGCACCAGCGTCACACAAATAGCCGCTATGCCAGAGAAGTACTAGATGATTTTCAGAATCTTCTGCctaaatttattaaagtttTCCCCAGGGAATACAAACGAGTTCTTGCAAGTATGAAAGCAGATGAAGCCTCCAAAGAAGCTGTGGAGGATGCTGCTCAAGAAGCTAACAAGTATGACGATGGGGAGATAATGGAGAAAGATGCTCTTGAAGAACTTAAGAAGATGGCAGCTGCAACTTTAAATGGGAAGTCAAATCAG AAGATACAAAAGACTGAAGCACTAAAGAGGCCTAGTCAGGTTTCTGATGCTGTTAAACATCGTGGTTTTATTTCTTACGAGCGTGAGGGTGTTCAATACAGGGATCCTAAAGTTAGGATGAATGATTGGAAGGAAGTCATGGATGAATCAAAACCTGACCCGCTTTTAAAAACGCAATCAGCTCGTTGCATGGATTGCGGCACTCCTTTCTGCCACCAG GAGAACTCTGGATGTCCTCTTGGCAACAAAATACCTGAGTTCAATGAGTTAGTGTACCAAAATAGGTGGCAAGAAGCTTTGGAGCGACTCCTAGAGACAAATAACTTCCCTGAGTTTACTGGACGAGTCTGCCCAGCCCCTTGTGAAGGTTCTTGTGTTCTGGGTATTATTGAGAACCCTGTATCCATCAAAAGCATTGAATGTGCCATCATTGACAAGGCCTTTGAGGAGGGTTGGATGGTTCCACGGCCTCCCGTAAAAAGATCTGG GAAAAGGGTTGCCATTGTCGGGAGTGGCCCTTCTGGTTTGGCCGCTGCTGATCAGCTAAATAGGATTGGCCATACGGTGACTGTGTATGAGCGTGCTGATAGAATTGGTGGGCTTATGATGTATGGAGTTCCCAATATGAAGACTGATAAAGTAGATATTGTCCAACGGCGGGTCAACCTTATGGCAGAGGAAGGTGTCAACTTTGTGGTTAATGCTAATATTGGCGCTGACCCATTGCATTCTCTTGATCGACTTAGAGAGGAGAATGACGCCATTATTTTGGCGGTAGGAGCAACAAAACCAAG GGATCTACCTGTTCCAGGACGAGAGCTATCAGGAGTTCACTTTGCCATGGAATTCCTTCATTCAaacaccaaaagcttgcttgatAGCAATCTCCAGGATGGTAATTACATTTCTGCAAAGGGCAAGAAAGTGGTGGTAATCGGTGGGGGTGACACTGGTACTGATTGCATAGGGACATCCATCCGGCATGGCTGTAGTAGCATGATTAATTTGGAGCTTCTCCCAAGGCCACCACCAACTAGGGCTCCAGGAAACCCATGGCCACAG TGGCCACGTATATTCCGTGTAGATTATGGGCATCAGGAAGCAGCTGCTAAATTTGGCAAAGACCCAAGATCCTATGAGGTACTCACTAAGAGATTTATCGGAGATGAGAATGGGGTGGTGAAAGGACTTGAACTGGTACGTGTTCAATGGGAGAAGGATGCCTCTGGAAAGTTTCAGTTCAAAGAGGTGGAGGGTTCCGAGGAGATAATTGAGGCAGACCTAGTTCTATTAGCTATGGGGTTCCTTGGCCCTGAGTCG ACTATAGCAGAGAAGTTGGGTTTGGAGCGTGACAACCGGTCAAACTTCAAGGCAGACTATGGCCGTTTTGCAACCAATGTGCAAGGAGTCTTTGCTGCTGGGGATTGTCGACGTGGTCAATCCTTGGTAGTGTGGGCTATCTCTGAGGGGCGGCAAGCGGCTGCACAGGTCGACCATTACCTCAcaagagaagaagaaggagaagaccACACCATTAACTCTGGGAATCATGAAGATCTTCTTCTAAATAGGCATCAAGATTTAAACAAGAGGCAGCAAGACAGCGGCAAACACACAGTGATGACGAAAGCAACACAGTGA